A window from Pseudooceanicola algae encodes these proteins:
- the gatB gene encoding Asp-tRNA(Asn)/Glu-tRNA(Gln) amidotransferase subunit GatB → MLDLTYETPKPKVIAGAKHDWELVIGMEVHAQVSSQAKLFSGGSTRFGAEPNSNVAFVDAAMPGMLPVINEYCVEQAVRTGLGLKAQINLFSAFDRKNYFYPDLPQGYQISQLYHPIVGEGEILVDMAPGIARLVRIERIHLEQDAGKSIHDMDPAMSFVDLNRTGVALMEIVSRPDIRGPEEAAAYVVKMRQILRYLGTCDGNMQNGNMRADVNVSVCRPGQYEKYMETQDFGHLGTRCELKNMNSMRFIQMAIDYEARRQIQILEAGGEIEQETRLYDPDKNETRSMRSKEEAHDYRYFPDPDLLPLEIEQGWVDDIAKTLPELPDDKKARFVKDFGLSEYDASVLTAEVANAVFFEEVVGAGKDGKLAANWVINELFGRLKKDDLEITDSPVSPAQLGGLIALIVKGDINGKIAKDVFEILFTEGGTAEAIVEARGLKQVTDTGAIEAAVDAVIDANPAQVEKAKQNPKLAGWFVGQVMKSTGGKANPKAVNDLVAAKLGL, encoded by the coding sequence ATGCTGGACCTCACCTACGAGACCCCGAAACCCAAAGTCATCGCGGGCGCGAAACACGATTGGGAGCTGGTGATCGGGATGGAGGTCCACGCACAGGTCTCCTCGCAGGCGAAACTCTTCTCCGGCGGCTCCACCCGCTTTGGGGCCGAGCCCAATTCCAACGTCGCCTTCGTCGATGCCGCCATGCCGGGGATGCTGCCGGTCATCAACGAATACTGCGTCGAACAGGCCGTGCGCACCGGGCTGGGCCTGAAGGCGCAGATCAACCTGTTCTCGGCCTTTGACCGCAAGAACTACTTTTACCCGGATCTGCCGCAAGGCTACCAGATCAGTCAGCTCTACCACCCGATCGTCGGCGAAGGCGAAATCCTGGTCGACATGGCGCCCGGCATCGCCCGCCTTGTCCGCATCGAACGCATTCACCTGGAACAGGACGCCGGCAAGTCGATCCACGACATGGACCCGGCGATGTCCTTCGTCGACCTCAACCGCACCGGCGTTGCCCTGATGGAGATCGTCTCGCGGCCCGACATCCGCGGCCCCGAAGAGGCCGCCGCCTATGTCGTCAAGATGCGCCAGATCCTGCGCTATCTCGGCACCTGCGACGGCAACATGCAGAACGGCAACATGCGCGCTGACGTCAACGTGTCGGTCTGCCGTCCCGGCCAGTACGAGAAGTACATGGAAACCCAGGATTTCGGCCACCTGGGCACGCGGTGCGAGCTGAAGAACATGAACTCCATGCGCTTCATCCAGATGGCCATCGACTACGAGGCGCGCCGCCAGATCCAGATCCTGGAAGCGGGCGGTGAGATCGAACAGGAAACCCGTCTCTACGATCCCGACAAGAACGAGACCCGCTCCATGCGCTCCAAGGAAGAAGCGCATGATTACCGCTACTTCCCCGATCCCGACCTGCTGCCGCTGGAAATCGAACAGGGCTGGGTCGATGATATCGCGAAAACCCTGCCCGAATTGCCCGACGACAAGAAGGCGCGCTTCGTCAAGGACTTCGGCCTCAGCGAATACGACGCCTCGGTGCTGACCGCCGAAGTCGCCAATGCCGTCTTCTTCGAAGAGGTCGTCGGCGCAGGCAAGGACGGCAAGCTGGCGGCCAACTGGGTGATCAACGAATTGTTCGGCCGCCTCAAGAAGGACGACCTGGAGATCACCGATAGCCCGGTTTCTCCCGCGCAACTTGGCGGGCTGATCGCCCTGATCGTCAAGGGCGACATCAACGGCAAGATCGCCAAGGATGTCTTCGAGATCCTGTTCACCGAAGGCGGCACCGCCGAGGCCATCGTCGAGGCGCGCGGCCTGAAACAGGTGACCGATACCGGCGCCATCGAAGCGGCCGTCGACGCGGTGATCGACGCCAATCCGGCCC
- a CDS encoding ABC transporter permease has protein sequence MTETPPPPPPDVPVSEILAAPVPSTPPRSQWAEVWSQFRHHKGAMAGGIVFVLIVLGVFLGPYLWGLDPAKIDFRARNEGPSWAHPFGTDQLGRDMMARLMEGGQVSLAVGISAMLLALVLGTLVGISAGYFKRLDNLLMRVTDLFLALPLLPLLLVMVLLFRDPLSKAFGTETGIFLLIVTAIGVTSWMPTARIVRGDVLALKEREFVLAARSIGTTNKMMILRHILPNVISPIVVSATLGIANAIITESALSFLGLGFPPDFPTWGRLLYDAVDYLQQNPERVLLPGVAISLTVLSVNYLGDGLRDALDPRIRGR, from the coding sequence ATGACTGAGACACCTCCCCCCCCGCCGCCCGACGTTCCGGTGTCCGAGATCCTGGCCGCACCGGTGCCCTCGACCCCGCCACGCAGCCAATGGGCCGAAGTGTGGAGCCAGTTCCGTCACCACAAGGGCGCCATGGCCGGCGGAATCGTCTTCGTGCTGATCGTGCTCGGAGTTTTCCTTGGTCCCTATCTCTGGGGTCTGGACCCCGCCAAGATCGACTTCCGGGCGCGCAACGAAGGGCCCAGCTGGGCGCATCCCTTCGGCACCGACCAGCTGGGGCGTGACATGATGGCCCGCCTGATGGAAGGCGGCCAGGTCAGCCTGGCGGTCGGGATCAGCGCCATGCTGCTGGCGCTGGTGCTTGGCACGCTGGTCGGTATCTCGGCGGGCTATTTCAAGCGGCTCGACAACCTGCTGATGCGGGTGACGGACCTGTTCCTGGCCCTGCCCCTGCTGCCGCTGCTGCTGGTCATGGTGCTGCTGTTCCGCGATCCGCTGTCCAAGGCCTTCGGCACCGAAACCGGAATTTTCCTGCTGATCGTGACCGCGATCGGCGTGACCTCCTGGATGCCGACGGCGCGGATCGTGCGCGGCGATGTTCTGGCGCTGAAGGAGCGGGAATTCGTTCTGGCCGCGCGGTCCATCGGGACGACAAACAAGATGATGATCCTGCGCCATATCCTGCCCAACGTGATCTCGCCCATCGTGGTCTCGGCAACGCTGGGGATTGCCAATGCGATCATCACGGAAAGCGCGCTCAGCTTCCTCGGGCTTGGCTTCCCGCCGGATTTTCCGACCTGGGGCCGGCTGCTGTATGATGCGGTGGATTACCTGCAACAGAACCCTGAACGGGTGCTGCTGCCGGGGGTCGCGATTTCGCTGACCGTGCTGTCGGTGAACTACCTTGGCGACGGGCTGCGCGATGCGCTGGATCCGCGGATCCGCGGTCGCTGA
- a CDS encoding NAD(P)(+) transhydrogenase (Re/Si-specific) subunit beta → MDFGFTTAAYVVAAVLFILSLGGLSGQESAKRAVWYGIAGMALAVFATLIGPGAGFWLLSLILITAGGIIGFFVATRVQMTEMPQLVAAMHSLVGLAAVFVGFNAHFELAHVLRMDEVERATLHGFAELLAHKTLVEQNILRVELFLGIFIGAVTFTGSVIAYGKLAGKVNSKATKLPGGHMLNAAAAAISVLCLIWYFSTGGFLPLILMTAAALFIGYHLIMGIGGADMPVVVSMLNSYSGWAAAAIGFSLGNDLLIVVGALVGSSGAILSYIMCKAMNRSFVSVILGGFGGSAGPAMEVEGEQIAIDADGVASALDEADSIIIIPGYGMAVAQAQQSVSELTRKLRAKGKTVRFAIHPVAGRLPGHMNVLLAEAKVPYDIVLEMDEINDDFPTTDVAIVIGSNDIVNPAAQEDPNSPIAGMPVLECWKAKQVFVSKRGQGTGYSGIENPLFYKDNTRMFYGDAKKSLDELLTKLS, encoded by the coding sequence ATGGATTTCGGTTTCACGACAGCGGCCTATGTGGTCGCAGCGGTCCTTTTCATCCTGTCGCTGGGGGGGCTTTCGGGCCAGGAAAGCGCCAAGCGGGCCGTCTGGTACGGCATCGCGGGCATGGCGCTGGCGGTTTTCGCCACGCTGATCGGCCCCGGCGCAGGCTTCTGGCTGCTTTCGCTCATCCTGATCACAGCGGGCGGCATCATCGGCTTCTTCGTCGCCACGCGCGTCCAAATGACCGAGATGCCGCAACTGGTCGCAGCCATGCATTCGCTCGTCGGCCTGGCGGCGGTCTTCGTGGGCTTCAACGCCCACTTCGAACTGGCCCACGTCCTGCGCATGGACGAGGTCGAGCGCGCCACGCTGCACGGCTTTGCCGAGCTTCTGGCGCATAAGACCCTGGTCGAGCAGAATATCCTGCGGGTAGAGCTGTTCCTTGGCATCTTCATCGGGGCGGTGACCTTCACCGGGTCGGTGATTGCCTATGGCAAGCTGGCCGGCAAGGTGAACTCCAAGGCGACGAAGCTGCCCGGCGGTCACATGCTGAACGCAGCTGCGGCGGCGATTTCGGTCCTGTGCCTGATCTGGTACTTCAGCACCGGTGGCTTCCTGCCGTTGATCCTGATGACGGCGGCAGCGCTGTTCATCGGCTATCACCTGATCATGGGCATCGGTGGGGCGGACATGCCCGTCGTGGTGTCGATGCTGAACAGCTATTCCGGCTGGGCGGCAGCGGCCATCGGCTTCTCGCTCGGCAATGACCTGCTGATCGTGGTCGGCGCGCTGGTCGGCTCTTCCGGCGCGATCCTGTCCTACATCATGTGCAAGGCGATGAACCGCAGCTTCGTATCGGTCATCCTTGGTGGGTTCGGCGGCAGCGCCGGTCCGGCGATGGAAGTCGAAGGCGAACAGATCGCCATTGACGCGGACGGCGTCGCCTCGGCGCTGGACGAGGCAGACAGCATCATCATCATTCCGGGCTACGGCATGGCGGTGGCGCAGGCCCAGCAATCGGTCAGCGAGTTGACGCGCAAGCTGCGCGCCAAGGGCAAGACCGTGCGTTTCGCCATCCACCCGGTTGCGGGCCGTCTGCCCGGCCACATGAACGTGCTGCTGGCCGAGGCCAAGGTGCCCTACGACATCGTGCTGGAAATGGACGAGATCAACGACGACTTCCCGACCACGGACGTCGCCATCGTCATCGGCTCGAACGACATCGTGAACCCGGCCGCGCAGGAAGATCCCAACAGCCCCATCGCCGGCATGCCGGTTCTGGAATGCTGGAAGGCCAAGCAGGTCTTCGTCTCCAAGCGCGGGCAGGGTACCGGTTATTCCGGCATCGAGAACCCGCTGTTCTACAAGGACAACACGCGGATGTTCTACGGTGACGCGAAGAAGTCTCTTGATGAGCTGCTGACCAAGCTTTCCTGA
- a CDS encoding Re/Si-specific NAD(P)(+) transhydrogenase subunit alpha, with protein MKIGTPTEVFEGEARVAMTPDSALQLQKLGHECFIQSGAGQKASFTDAAYEEAGVTVLPDAATLFDTVDIVAKVRAPSDDEAKMLKSGQTLISFFNPAGNTELLDLCKDQGATVLAMEMIPRISRAQKMDALSSMANIAGYRAVIEAGNNYGRFFTGQITAAGKVPPAKVLIVGAGVAGLAAIGAATSLGAITYAFDVRPEVAEQVESMGAEFVYLDFEEEQTDGASSGGYASVSSPEFREAQLAKFREIAPEMDIVITTALIPNREAPKLWLEDMIASMKRGSVIVDLAAEKGGNAEGTVPDEKIVTDNGVTIIGYTDFPSRMASQASSLYATNIRHLMTDLTPAKDGVVNQNMEDDVIRSATVTHGGEITFPPPPLKIKAIAAQKPKEKVKEPTPEERRAAETAAFKKQTRNQVTLLVIGAALLLGVGLVAPASFMQHFIVFVLSVFVGFQVIWGVSHSLHTPLMAVTNAISSIIILGALMQIGSGSWIVILLGSLSVFMAGINIFGGFLVTRRMLAMFQKS; from the coding sequence GTGAAAATCGGTACGCCAACAGAAGTTTTCGAGGGAGAAGCCCGCGTTGCCATGACGCCGGATTCGGCTCTGCAACTTCAGAAACTGGGGCATGAATGCTTCATCCAGTCCGGGGCAGGCCAGAAGGCCAGCTTTACCGACGCTGCATATGAAGAGGCCGGTGTCACCGTGCTTCCGGATGCCGCGACATTGTTCGACACCGTCGACATCGTGGCCAAGGTGCGCGCACCTTCCGATGACGAAGCGAAGATGCTGAAGTCGGGGCAGACCCTGATTTCCTTCTTCAACCCGGCCGGAAATACCGAACTGCTGGACCTGTGCAAGGATCAGGGCGCAACCGTCCTGGCCATGGAAATGATCCCGCGCATCAGCCGGGCGCAGAAGATGGACGCCCTGTCCTCGATGGCGAATATCGCGGGCTACCGCGCCGTGATCGAAGCCGGCAACAACTACGGCCGCTTCTTCACCGGTCAGATCACCGCCGCGGGCAAGGTGCCCCCGGCCAAGGTGCTGATCGTCGGCGCCGGCGTCGCCGGTCTGGCCGCCATCGGTGCCGCGACCTCGCTCGGTGCGATCACCTATGCCTTCGACGTGCGCCCCGAAGTGGCCGAACAGGTCGAATCCATGGGCGCCGAGTTTGTCTACCTGGACTTCGAGGAAGAGCAGACCGACGGTGCGTCCTCTGGTGGCTATGCCTCTGTTTCCTCGCCTGAATTCCGCGAAGCCCAGCTGGCGAAGTTCCGCGAGATCGCGCCCGAGATGGACATCGTGATCACCACGGCCCTGATCCCCAACCGCGAAGCGCCCAAGCTTTGGCTGGAAGACATGATCGCCTCGATGAAACGCGGCTCGGTCATCGTCGACCTGGCGGCGGAAAAGGGCGGCAATGCCGAAGGCACGGTGCCGGATGAAAAGATTGTCACCGACAACGGCGTCACGATCATCGGCTATACCGATTTCCCCAGCCGGATGGCGTCGCAGGCCTCCAGCCTTTACGCCACGAATATCCGCCACCTGATGACGGATCTGACGCCGGCCAAGGACGGTGTCGTCAACCAGAACATGGAAGACGACGTGATCCGTTCCGCGACGGTCACCCATGGCGGAGAGATCACCTTCCCGCCGCCGCCCCTGAAGATCAAGGCGATCGCGGCGCAGAAGCCGAAGGAAAAGGTCAAGGAGCCGACGCCGGAAGAACGGCGCGCGGCCGAAACCGCCGCCTTCAAGAAACAGACCCGCAACCAGGTCACCCTGCTGGTGATCGGCGCGGCGCTGCTGCTGGGGGTTGGCCTCGTCGCTCCGGCCAGCTTCATGCAGCACTTCATCGTCTTCGTGTTGTCGGTCTTCGTCGGCTTCCAGGTGATCTGGGGCGTGTCGCATTCGCTGCACACGCCGCTGATGGCGGTCACCAACGCGATTTCGTCGATCATCATCCTGGGCGCCCTGATGCAGATCGGGTCGGGCAGCTGGATCGTGATCCTGCTGGGGTCGTTGTCGGTCTTCATGGCCGGGATCAACATCTTCGGCGGCTTCCTTGTCACCCGGCGCATGCTCGCCATGTTCCAGAAATCGTAA
- the pepN gene encoding aminopeptidase N — protein sequence MKDAAADHSAETIFLADYTPPGWLVEDVSLTFRLAPDATRVLSRIRFRPNPDGTQDRFFLHGEKLTLISARIDGAPVTPDVTDEGLTCAVPDGAFTWETEVEIAPAQNFALEGLYMSNGMYCTQCEAEGFRKITYYPDRPDVMATFTVRIESDLPVMLSNGNPGASGPGWTEWHDPWPKPAYLFALVAGDLIAHPDSFTTQSGKDVALNIWVRPGDEGKCAFGMEALKKSMKWDEEVYGREYDLDIFNIVAVDDFNMGAMENKGLNVFNSSCVLASPETSTDGNFERVEAIIAHEYFHNWTGNRITCRDWFQLCLKEGLTVFRDSQFTSDMRSAPVKRISDVIALRARQFREDNGPLAHPVRPESFREINNFYTATVYEKGAEVIGMLKRLVGDEAYEKACDLYFTRHDGQACTIEDWLQVFTEATGRDLGQFKRWYSQAGTPRLTLRETWDEGTLTLHFSQRTPPTPGQTDKQPQVLPIAVGLIGPDGEEVQETTLLEMTETEQSFSFSGLGARPVASVLRGFSAPVILQRDQDNADRAFLLAHDTDPYCRWEAGRALAKQALMRMITDDAPADPAYLGALTTLLGDETLDPAFRALAMALPSEDDLAQSLADTGHVPDPQRIWDKREAMRDAMADFMPDLLAQLFDAHQVPGRYAPEAAPAAARALANSALALLSRRDGGERARVQYAEADNMTQQLAALSCLLSIGMADDALGAFYDQWQSDRLVIDKWFSLQVAFAAPDQTAATAARLAGHPDFDMKNPNRFRATFGALAASPAGFHHASGAGYRLLADWLIRLDALNPQTTARMSTAFETWKRFDADRQDMIRAELERILSRDGLSRDTSEMITRILAA from the coding sequence ATGAAAGATGCAGCTGCCGATCATTCCGCCGAAACGATCTTCCTTGCGGATTACACACCGCCGGGCTGGCTGGTCGAGGATGTTTCGCTGACTTTCCGCCTTGCGCCAGACGCCACGCGGGTCCTAAGCCGGATCCGGTTCCGCCCCAACCCGGACGGGACGCAGGACCGCTTCTTCCTGCACGGCGAAAAGCTGACCCTGATCTCGGCCCGGATCGACGGCGCCCCCGTCACCCCCGATGTGACGGACGAAGGCCTGACCTGCGCAGTGCCCGATGGCGCCTTCACCTGGGAAACCGAGGTCGAAATCGCGCCGGCGCAGAACTTTGCGCTGGAAGGGCTCTACATGTCCAACGGCATGTACTGCACCCAGTGCGAGGCCGAAGGGTTCCGCAAGATCACCTATTACCCCGACCGCCCCGACGTGATGGCGACCTTTACCGTGCGGATCGAAAGCGATCTGCCGGTGATGCTGTCGAACGGCAACCCGGGCGCCAGCGGGCCCGGCTGGACCGAATGGCATGACCCCTGGCCCAAGCCCGCCTACCTCTTTGCCCTGGTGGCCGGTGACCTGATCGCCCATCCCGACAGCTTCACCACCCAGTCCGGCAAGGACGTCGCGCTGAACATCTGGGTCCGCCCCGGCGACGAAGGCAAATGCGCCTTCGGCATGGAGGCGCTGAAAAAGTCGATGAAATGGGACGAAGAGGTCTATGGCCGGGAATACGACCTCGATATCTTCAACATCGTTGCGGTCGATGATTTCAACATGGGGGCGATGGAAAACAAGGGGCTGAACGTCTTCAACTCCTCCTGCGTGCTGGCCAGCCCCGAAACCTCGACCGACGGGAATTTCGAACGGGTCGAAGCGATCATCGCCCATGAATATTTCCACAATTGGACCGGCAACCGGATCACCTGCCGCGACTGGTTCCAGCTGTGCCTGAAAGAGGGGCTGACCGTCTTCCGCGACAGCCAGTTCACCTCGGACATGCGCAGCGCCCCGGTCAAGCGGATCTCGGATGTGATCGCCCTGCGCGCCCGCCAGTTCCGCGAGGACAACGGCCCGCTGGCCCACCCGGTGCGCCCCGAAAGTTTTCGCGAGATCAACAACTTCTACACCGCAACGGTCTACGAAAAGGGCGCCGAGGTCATCGGCATGCTGAAACGCCTTGTCGGGGACGAAGCCTATGAAAAGGCCTGCGACCTCTACTTCACCCGCCACGACGGCCAGGCCTGCACGATCGAGGATTGGTTGCAGGTATTCACAGAGGCGACAGGTCGCGATCTCGGCCAGTTCAAACGCTGGTACAGCCAGGCGGGCACGCCACGCCTGACCTTGCGCGAAACCTGGGACGAGGGCACCTTAACGCTGCATTTCAGCCAGCGGACACCGCCGACGCCCGGCCAGACCGACAAGCAGCCCCAGGTTCTGCCAATCGCCGTCGGCCTGATCGGCCCCGATGGCGAAGAGGTGCAGGAAACAACCCTGCTGGAAATGACCGAAACAGAACAAAGCTTCTCCTTCTCCGGTCTCGGTGCCCGCCCCGTGGCCTCGGTCCTGCGCGGCTTCTCGGCCCCGGTGATCCTGCAACGTGATCAGGACAACGCCGATCGCGCCTTCCTGCTGGCCCATGACACCGACCCCTATTGCCGCTGGGAAGCCGGCCGTGCCCTGGCCAAGCAGGCCCTGATGCGGATGATCACAGACGACGCGCCCGCCGATCCCGCCTACCTCGGCGCGCTGACCACCCTGCTCGGGGATGAAACGCTGGACCCGGCCTTCCGCGCCCTGGCCATGGCGCTGCCCTCCGAAGACGACCTGGCGCAAAGCCTGGCCGACACCGGCCATGTTCCCGACCCGCAACGCATCTGGGACAAGCGCGAGGCGATGCGCGACGCCATGGCCGACTTCATGCCCGATCTGCTGGCCCAACTCTTCGACGCCCACCAGGTCCCCGGCAGATACGCCCCCGAAGCCGCTCCGGCGGCCGCCCGCGCCCTGGCCAACAGCGCCCTCGCCCTGCTGTCGCGCCGTGACGGTGGCGAACGCGCCCGCGTCCAGTACGCCGAAGCCGACAACATGACCCAGCAGTTGGCGGCCCTGTCCTGCCTGCTCTCCATCGGAATGGCCGATGACGCGCTTGGGGCCTTCTACGACCAGTGGCAGTCCGACCGCCTCGTGATCGACAAGTGGTTCTCTCTCCAGGTGGCTTTCGCAGCCCCCGACCAGACCGCCGCCACGGCGGCCCGGCTGGCCGGACACCCGGATTTCGACATGAAAAACCCCAACCGCTTTCGCGCCACCTTCGGTGCGCTGGCGGCGTCCCCGGCAGGCTTCCACCATGCCTCCGGCGCCGGCTACCGCCTGCTGGCGGACTGGCTCATCCGCCTCGATGCGCTCAACCCGCAGACCACCGCCCGGATGAGCACCGCCTTTGAAACCTGGAAACGTTTCGATGCCGACCGCCAGGACATGATCCGCGCCGAACTGGAACGCATCCTCTCCCGCGACGGGCTCAGCCGCGACACCTCGGAAATGATCACCCGAATCCTCGCCGCCTGA
- a CDS encoding gamma-glutamyl-gamma-aminobutyrate hydrolase family protein: MSRPLIGIISNQHVVESTYRIHAGGVMNSTAVAEVSDCMPALIPADPRMVSVEELLESFDAFLLTGGRPNVHPSEYGEAETEAHGAFDRARDAITLPLIRACVERGQPFLGICRGFQEVAVAMGSTLHPEIRDLPGRMNHRMPPEGTLEEKFALRHKVSFTEGGVFHRLMGAPEVMTNTLHGQGVIHPGKRFVIDGTAPDGTAEAAYIDGAPGFTLAVQWHPEYNAANDPVSRPLFEGLGAAARAWKAGERATPMLKTA; the protein is encoded by the coding sequence ATGTCCAGACCCCTTATCGGCATCATCTCCAACCAGCATGTGGTCGAAAGCACGTACCGCATTCATGCAGGTGGCGTGATGAATTCCACGGCGGTGGCCGAGGTGTCGGATTGCATGCCGGCGCTGATCCCCGCCGATCCGCGAATGGTCTCGGTCGAGGAACTGCTGGAAAGCTTCGACGCCTTCCTGCTGACGGGTGGGCGGCCGAACGTGCATCCCTCTGAATACGGTGAAGCGGAAACCGAGGCACATGGGGCCTTCGACCGGGCTCGCGATGCGATCACCCTTCCGCTGATCCGCGCCTGCGTCGAACGCGGTCAGCCCTTCCTTGGCATCTGTCGTGGCTTTCAGGAGGTCGCGGTGGCCATGGGGTCGACCCTTCATCCTGAAATTCGCGATTTGCCGGGCCGGATGAACCACCGGATGCCCCCCGAAGGCACGCTTGAGGAAAAATTCGCCCTGCGCCACAAGGTCAGCTTTACCGAAGGCGGGGTCTTCCATCGTCTGATGGGCGCGCCCGAGGTGATGACCAACACGCTGCATGGTCAGGGCGTCATCCATCCGGGCAAGCGCTTCGTGATCGACGGCACCGCTCCGGATGGCACGGCCGAGGCCGCCTATATCGACGGCGCGCCGGGCTTCACCCTGGCTGTGCAATGGCATCCCGAATACAATGCCGCCAATGATCCGGTGTCCCGGCCCCTGTTTGAAGGGCTGGGCGCAGCCGCCCGCGCCTGGAAGGCCGGCGAGCGGGCCACCCCGATGCTGAAAACCGCCTGA
- a CDS encoding ABC transporter permease, with protein sequence MLNFTIRRLIIAVPTLLAIAMVIFGLLQLSPGDPMAQVPLTVPPEVKQRMREALGLGEPGYVQFYKWLVQFFWIEPQVLIDNIFGTHLADGKLRVFSWQTRSPVMDIVVQRLPQTLWVVGTAYVVAILIALPIGIYSAYRHYSVFDNVGTFVTMIGYSVPPFFSGVLVIVIFSVNMPRESFWWFPSIYDTTLKVTDWDSFGAQIRQMVMPVMVLALQITSQLSRFMRASMLDNLNQDYVRTARAKGLGEKAVVLVHVMRNSMIPVVTVIALGIPQIFGGAIITEQVFKVNGIGQLLIGAIQANDLPMVQTLTFIFAVLIVLFNLIADVLYGILDPRIRYD encoded by the coding sequence ATGCTCAATTTCACCATCCGACGGCTCATCATTGCCGTCCCGACGCTGCTTGCGATCGCCATGGTCATTTTCGGCCTGCTGCAGCTGTCGCCCGGCGATCCCATGGCCCAGGTCCCGCTGACCGTCCCGCCCGAGGTCAAGCAGCGGATGCGCGAGGCCCTTGGCCTTGGCGAACCCGGCTATGTCCAGTTCTACAAATGGCTGGTGCAGTTCTTCTGGATCGAACCTCAGGTGCTGATCGACAATATCTTCGGCACCCACCTGGCCGACGGCAAGCTGCGCGTCTTCAGCTGGCAGACCCGGTCGCCCGTCATGGACATCGTGGTGCAACGCCTGCCCCAGACGCTTTGGGTCGTGGGCACCGCCTATGTGGTCGCCATCCTGATCGCCCTGCCCATCGGCATCTATTCGGCCTACCGGCATTATTCGGTCTTCGACAACGTCGGGACCTTCGTGACCATGATCGGCTATTCGGTGCCGCCGTTCTTTTCCGGCGTTCTGGTCATCGTGATCTTCTCGGTCAACATGCCGCGCGAAAGCTTCTGGTGGTTCCCGTCGATCTACGACACCACGCTGAAGGTCACCGATTGGGACAGCTTCGGCGCCCAGATCCGCCAGATGGTCATGCCCGTCATGGTGCTGGCCCTGCAGATCACCTCGCAACTGTCACGCTTCATGCGGGCTTCGATGCTCGACAACCTGAACCAGGATTACGTCCGTACCGCCCGCGCCAAGGGTCTGGGCGAAAAGGCCGTCGTGCTGGTCCATGTGATGCGCAACTCGATGATCCCCGTGGTCACCGTCATCGCGCTCGGCATTCCGCAGATCTTTGGCGGTGCGATCATCACCGAACAGGTCTTCAAGGTGAACGGCATCGGCCAGCTTCTGATCGGCGCCATCCAGGCCAACGACCTGCCGATGGTGCAGACGCTGACCTTCATCTTTGCCGTGCTGATCGTCCTTTTCAACCTGATTGCCGACGTGCTCTACGGCATCCTCGACCCGCGGATCCGCTATGACTGA